GAGGAGCTGGTCGGCGGGGATGCGCACGTCGTCGAGGAAGATCTCGCCGGTGGGTGAGCCGCGCATGCCCATCTTCTTCATCGCCGGGCCGGTCGTGAGCCCGGGTGTGCCGCGCTCGACGAGGAAGCTCTGGATCGACCCGGCGCCGTCGCCCTCGCCCTCGAGGCGCGCGAGGATCAGGAGCACGTCGGCGTGGGGGGCGTTGGTGATGAAGGTCTTGCTGCCGTTCAGGACGAAGTGATCGCCGTCGCGGCGCGCGGTCGTCCTCATCCCGCCGAGCGCGTCGCTCCCGCTGCCGGGCTCGGTGAGGCCCCAGCACCCGATCTTCTCGCAGCGGAGCACCGGGCGGGCGAAGCGCTCGATCTGCTCGGGCGTGCCCTTGGTGAGGACGTTGCCCGCGAAGAGGCCGAGGCTCGCGCCGTAGCTCAGCGCGAACGACGGGCTGACGCGCGCCATCTCGACGGTGAAGGTCCTGCGCGCGTAGCGGATCGTGTTGGCGCCGAAGCCCGAGGGATCGCCGGCGCCGATCTCGCGCGGGTCGCCGGCGTCGCGAGATCGGCCCGGCGTCCCGGGACGGGCGAGGAGCGCGTCGAGGCCGAGCGCGTCGTGCATCGGCCGCATGAGCGCGTACGGCAGCATGGCGCCGCTCTCCATCGCGGGGACGTGCGGCTCGATCTCGCGCGTGAAGTAGGTGCGGAAGGTGTCGCGGAGCAGGCGCTCGGTGTCGGTCAAGTCCATGGCGTCGGGATGGTCACTGGCGGATGTCGCGGCGGCAGTCGTCGTTCCAGCCGGGATCGGTCGTCGGCGCGACCTCGAGGCGCGCGAGGCAGCGGGCCGCCTTCTCGAGGGAGATCGCGTTCTCGTAGCGCTCCTCCCCGCAGGCGGGCAAGCCGCCGTCGACGATGGCGCGGAGCTCGCGGTGCGTCCCCGGTAGATCGCCGGTGCGGCCGAGTGCCTCGGCGACGACGAGGCGGTTCGAGAGTCGGCACGCGAACCCGGGGGTCGTCGCCGCTTCCTCGATGAGCGTCCGCCCCGCGGACGGATCGCCGCCGGCGTAGCGCGGCACCTTGAGCAGCATGGCGGCCTCGCCGCGCGT
This genomic window from Deltaproteobacteria bacterium contains:
- a CDS encoding acyl-CoA dehydrogenase family protein; amino-acid sequence: MDLTDTERLLRDTFRTYFTREIEPHVPAMESGAMLPYALMRPMHDALGLDALLARPGTPGRSRDAGDPREIGAGDPSGFGANTIRYARRTFTVEMARVSPSFALSYGASLGLFAGNVLTKGTPEQIERFARPVLRCEKIGCWGLTEPGSGSDALGGMRTTARRDGDHFVLNGSKTFITNAPHADVLLILARLEGEGDGAGSIQSFLVERGTPGLTTGPAMKKMGMRGSPTGEIFLDDVRIPADQLLGGGVRERGHVKASLANERVGLAVLSYGIMERCYEIARDYARQRRQFGRAIAEYQMIQSRLARMYVAVSNCRRIVYADYLAGRALKESVADICAGKLYCAEMGTFVAFEAIHILAGNGYMEEYVVERLARDAKLVELGGGTTEMQILTIARELLQG